A genomic region of Bradyrhizobium sp. ORS 278 contains the following coding sequences:
- a CDS encoding TonB-dependent receptor, with protein sequence MRWRGASVGVLLAALAQQAAAHPERVPAELPTVDVDAPKRTTRSKPKPQIRRDAQRAQPGVSRMPVTQPSAATAASAPSGAPNVGSGAPQVQGMASETVITGDEINARPATRPGEVLEAVPGLIVTQHSGEGKANQYFLRGYNLDHGTDLALFVDDVPVNMRTHAHGQGYADLNWLMPETIGRVDVRKGPYFADEGDFASVGSVHIGLVDSVPKAIAQMTAGSFGYRRFFGMDSVHAGDGHLLIAGEAGRYDGPWTTPDDAKKLNGLMRYSQGTATDGFSITGMAYANRWTSTDQVPERAITSGLLGRYDAIDPTDGGKTNRFALSGRIAGSDDAGSWKANAYVVKSQLDLYNNFTYWLRDQDNGDQFHQHDDRLMLGANASRTLNGSFAGQPMETTFGIQTRYDDIALALSYTAQRAYLSSVRNDKVGEGSVGVYVENTVRWTDWLRTTIGYRGDYYQTHVYSYFNGNNTGDASASLGSPKFRMVLGPFNQTEFFLGAGYGMHSNDARGATTTDDPNAPGNRIDSSPLLVRTKGAEVGVRTRVIPGLDSSLSLFMLNQDSEILFSGDAGDTEASRPSRRYGFEFTNHYRPASWVDIDADLAMTHARFVGEDADQATTYAQLVGSGAPSEVLRGNAPGNYIPNAPSMIASAGITLGEKTGWFGGVRWRYLGSTPLTEDNYFRSTATSIFNGRIGFRDANGWRIQLDVLNLFNTKANQISYGYGSLLPSDQLYADCYGSAPKGLPAQVCQTGVMDRVLHPIEPLTFRVTVAGTF encoded by the coding sequence ATGCGGTGGCGTGGAGCAAGTGTCGGGGTGCTGTTGGCGGCATTGGCGCAACAGGCGGCCGCGCATCCCGAGCGCGTCCCGGCCGAACTGCCGACGGTCGATGTCGATGCGCCGAAGCGGACGACCAGGTCAAAGCCCAAGCCGCAGATCCGGCGTGACGCACAGCGGGCGCAGCCCGGCGTGTCTCGGATGCCGGTGACCCAGCCCTCGGCAGCCACAGCGGCCTCTGCGCCGTCAGGTGCGCCGAACGTCGGCTCTGGTGCCCCGCAAGTGCAGGGCATGGCGAGTGAGACGGTCATCACCGGCGACGAGATCAACGCCCGCCCGGCAACGCGTCCCGGGGAAGTGCTGGAGGCCGTGCCCGGCCTGATCGTCACGCAGCACTCCGGCGAAGGCAAAGCCAATCAGTATTTTCTGCGCGGCTACAATCTCGATCACGGCACCGATCTCGCGCTGTTCGTCGACGACGTGCCGGTCAACATGCGCACCCATGCGCACGGCCAGGGCTATGCCGATCTCAACTGGCTGATGCCCGAGACGATCGGCCGCGTCGACGTCCGCAAGGGCCCCTACTTCGCCGACGAAGGCGACTTCGCCTCGGTGGGCAGCGTGCATATCGGGCTGGTGGACAGCGTGCCCAAGGCGATCGCGCAGATGACGGCGGGCAGCTTCGGCTATCGCCGCTTCTTCGGCATGGACTCGGTGCATGCCGGCGATGGGCATCTCCTGATCGCAGGCGAGGCCGGCCGCTACGACGGCCCGTGGACCACGCCGGACGATGCCAAGAAGCTCAACGGCCTGATGCGCTATTCGCAGGGCACCGCGACCGACGGCTTCTCGATCACCGGCATGGCCTATGCGAACCGCTGGACCTCGACCGACCAGGTGCCGGAGCGAGCGATCACCTCGGGCCTGCTCGGCCGCTATGACGCGATCGATCCAACCGACGGCGGCAAGACCAACCGCTTCGCCTTGTCAGGCCGCATCGCCGGCAGCGACGATGCCGGGTCCTGGAAGGCCAACGCCTATGTGGTGAAGAGCCAGCTCGACCTCTACAACAACTTCACCTATTGGTTGCGCGATCAGGATAATGGCGACCAGTTTCACCAGCACGACGACCGGCTGATGCTCGGCGCCAACGCGTCGCGCACCTTGAACGGCAGCTTTGCAGGGCAGCCGATGGAGACGACGTTCGGCATCCAGACGCGCTACGACGACATCGCGCTGGCGCTGAGCTACACGGCGCAGCGAGCGTATCTGAGCTCCGTCCGCAACGACAAGGTCGGCGAAGGCAGCGTCGGAGTCTATGTTGAGAACACGGTGCGCTGGACCGACTGGCTGCGCACAACCATCGGCTATCGCGGCGACTACTACCAGACCCACGTCTACTCGTACTTTAATGGCAACAACACCGGCGATGCCTCCGCGAGTCTCGGCAGCCCGAAATTCCGCATGGTGCTCGGGCCATTCAACCAGACCGAGTTCTTCCTCGGCGCCGGCTACGGCATGCACAGCAACGATGCACGCGGCGCGACGACGACGGACGATCCGAACGCGCCGGGCAACCGGATCGACTCCTCGCCGCTGCTGGTCCGCACCAAGGGTGCCGAGGTCGGCGTGCGCACGCGCGTCATTCCGGGGCTCGACTCCTCGTTGAGCCTGTTCATGCTGAACCAGGATTCCGAGATCCTGTTCTCCGGCGATGCGGGCGACACCGAAGCCAGCCGGCCCAGCCGGCGCTACGGCTTCGAGTTCACCAATCACTATCGCCCGGCGTCGTGGGTCGACATCGATGCCGACCTCGCGATGACGCATGCCCGGTTCGTCGGCGAGGATGCCGATCAGGCGACGACCTATGCCCAGCTGGTCGGTTCGGGCGCGCCGTCCGAGGTGCTGCGCGGCAACGCGCCCGGCAACTACATCCCCAACGCGCCGTCGATGATCGCTTCCGCCGGCATCACGCTCGGGGAAAAGACCGGCTGGTTCGGCGGCGTCCGCTGGCGCTATCTCGGATCGACGCCGCTGACCGAGGACAACTACTTCCGTTCGACCGCCACAAGCATCTTCAACGGCCGTATCGGCTTCCGCGACGCCAATGGCTGGCGCATCCAGCTCGACGTGCTGAACCTGTTCAACACCAAGGCCAACCAGATCTCCTATGGCTATGGCTCGCTGCTGCCGAGCGATCAGCTCTACGCGGATTGCTACGGGAGCGCGCCCAAAGGACTGCCCGCGCAAGTGTGCCAGACCGGCGTGATGGATCGCGTGCTACACCCGATCGAGCCGCTGACGTTTCGGGTGACGGTGGCGGGCACGTTCTGA
- the nikR gene encoding nickel-responsive transcriptional regulator NikR, whose amino-acid sequence MQRLTITIDDDLLAEVDAFMARRGYDNRSEAFRDLLRSGLESAEISGTDSRHCIATLSYVYDHAARELPKRLTQEAHDHSGLAQATLHVHIDQESCLEVTVLKGERREVKAFADHVIAERGVRHGHVALMPIDAAHDHGHAHSHSHSHSSSHSHSHSHTTKSGKK is encoded by the coding sequence ATGCAGCGCCTGACGATCACCATCGACGACGATCTGCTCGCCGAGGTCGACGCCTTCATGGCCCGGCGCGGCTACGACAACCGCTCGGAGGCGTTCCGCGACCTCCTGCGCAGCGGCCTGGAGAGCGCTGAGATTTCCGGCACTGACAGCCGCCACTGCATCGCGACGCTCAGCTACGTTTACGATCACGCCGCGCGTGAGCTGCCCAAGCGGCTGACGCAGGAGGCGCACGATCATTCCGGCCTTGCTCAGGCCACTCTGCACGTCCACATCGACCAGGAAAGCTGCCTCGAGGTCACCGTGCTCAAGGGCGAGCGTCGCGAGGTGAAGGCCTTCGCCGACCACGTCATCGCCGAACGCGGCGTCCGCCACGGCCACGTGGCGCTGATGCCGATCGACGCGGCGCATGATCATGGCCATGCGCACAGCCACTCGCACAGTCACAGCAGCAGCCACAGCCATTCTCATTCCCACACGACCAAGAGCGGGAAGAAGTAG